One part of the Solanum dulcamara chromosome 3, daSolDulc1.2, whole genome shotgun sequence genome encodes these proteins:
- the LOC129882525 gene encoding protein SMAX1-LIKE 6-like, translating to MPTPVSTAKQCLTEEAARALDDAVAVARRRSHAQTTSLHTVSALLALPSSTLRDACARARSCAYSPRLQFRALELSVSVSLDRLPTAKTLDEPPISNSLMAAIKRSQANQRRHPDTFHIYQQLQQQNSSNFSISTLKVELKHFILSILDDPIVSRVLGEAGFRSCDIKLALLNPPAISRFSKTRCPPLFLCNLTDSELNKRGFNFPFSGVSGKGNIDENSRRIGDILVKKSCRNPLLIGICATDALYSFTDCVQKGKGGVLPDEIKGLSVISIEKEISEFVGEGGSEEMIRLKFKEVSDAVECCTGAGIIVNYGALKVFVDDGSVESVSYIVSRFTKLVHVHCGKLWLVGAAASYDIYMKFLARFPTIQKDWDLHLLPITSSTPPIGGLPSRSSLMGSFVPFGGFFSTASEFENSWINKNEYTARCNLCNEKYEQEVSTVLRGATGSVTDQHAPHLSSWLQKAECGPSRGLVGVEADEDCSLLNARLAGLQKKWNDICQRLHHINSFQPDALQARSHLPSFGNFQSSAAGGESRNKNSLLDARLTTQSSMSSDFQNTSLTKKIMSKSVVSEGDPDSQAEVPVQSLETQQLKMENIWTPYPHAPRDLSLPLDRTSSASNASVSTDLGLGTVYISTVRDLWKPSFQENQDRLHYFSGSVSSSSVPQLDKELDAKDFKNLYKTLSEHVYWQEEAIYAISHTVSRCRSGNGRSHGSSKGNIWLSFLGPDKVGKQKIAKALAESVFGSYDSLLSVDLSSNDGISCSNSLLIHQNIKNGHVNLRGKTVIDYIAEELSKKRYSIVLLENIEKADFLVHSTLSHSIKTGKFLNLHGKEISINNMIFVITSKSAKVTKDFFSSKESLEFSEEKILAAKNLQMQIAIGSGNRNRIEVKNTNLWITSGDRTSESFSAYKRKQTDNSDSNKLFQNPKRVCTVPKSSLDLNLPVEEMEEENECDECDSDSGSEGSKAWLEEILEQMDDNVAFKPFDFGALAEKILKEININLKKIVGVDIKLEIDSEVMVQILAAAWLSDRKEAVEDWVEKVLCRSFMDVRSRFQHIADSVIRLVHCQGVAVEDQAPGIYFPAKITVD from the exons ATGCCAACGCCGGTGAGCACTGCCAAGCAATGCTTGACGGAGGAGGCCGCGCGTGCACTAGACGATGCAGTGGCCGTCGCTCGTCGCCGGAGCCACGCGCAGACTACATCTCTCCACACCGTTTCTGCGCTTCTTGCACTTCCATCATCTACCCTCCGTGACGCGTGTGCACGTGCTCGCAGCTGCGCGTACTCACCGCGGCTGCAATTCAGAGCTTTAGAACTCAGCGTCAGCGTTTCTCTTGATCGTTTGCCCACGGCCAAAACCCTAGACGAGCCGCCTATTTCGAATTCTCTCATGGCAGCAATCAAGCGCTCGCAAGCTAACCAAAGAAGGCATCCTGATACTTTCCACATCTATCAACAACTTCAACAACAGAATTCCTCTAACTTCTCGATTTCTACTCTAAAAGTTGAACTGAAGCATTTTATACTATCCATTTTGGATGACCCGATTGTGAGCCGAGTTTTAGGGGAAGCGGGTTTTCGAAGTTGTGATATAAAGCTTGCACTTCTGAATCCACCGGCTATTTCTAGGTTTTCTAAGACTCGTTGCCCACCTCTGTTTCTTTGTAATTTAACCGATTCGGAGCTTAACAAACGTGGGTTTAACTTCCCATTTTCTGGCGTTTCCGGAAAGGGGAATATTGATGAGAACTCTAGAAGAATCGGTGATATACTTGTGAAGAAAAGCTGTAGAAATCCGTTGTTGATCGGAATTTGTGCAACTGATGCACTATACAGCTTCACTGATTGTGTACAGAAAGGTAAAGGTGGTGTCTTGCCTGATGAAATTAAGGGGTTGAGTGTAATTTCTATTGAAAAAGAAATTTCTGAGTTCGTTGGGGAAGGTGGGAGTGAAGAAATGATCAGGTTGAAGTTTAAGGAAGTGAGTGATGCTGTAGAGTGTTGTACAGGGGCTGGAATTATAGTGAATTATGGTGCATTGAAGGTGTTTGTTGATGATGGGTCAGTGGAATCAGTGAGCTATATCGTTTCTAGGTTCACTAAATTGGTGCATGTTCATTGCGGGAAACTGTGGTTAGTTGGAGCAGCAGCAAGTTATGACATTTATATGAAGTTTTTGGCTCGGTTCCCTACAATTCAGAAAGACTGGGATTTACATCTCCTGCCCATTACTTCATCCACTCCTCCAATTGGAGGACTACCTTCCAGATCCAG CTTGATGGGGTCGTTTGTTCCGTTTGGCGGGTTCTTTTCCACAGCATCTGAGTTTGAAAACTCGTGGATAAACAAAAATGAATATACAGCTCGATGTAACCTTTGCAATGAAAAGTATGAGCAAGAAGTTTCAACTGTGCTGAGAGGAGCCACGGGTTCAGTCACTGATCAGCATGCACCACATTTATCTTCTTGGTTACAAAAGGCTGAATGCGGTCCAAGCAGGGGACTAGTTGGGGTAGAG GCCGATGAAGACTGCAGTTTATTAAATGCCAGACTGGCGGGATTGCAAAAGAAGTGGAATGATATATGCCAGCGTCTTCATCACATAAATTCATTTCAACCAGATGCTTTGCAAGCCAGGTCACATCTTCCCAGTTTTGGCAACTTTCAGAGTTCTGCTGCTGGGGGTGAAAGCAGAAACAAAAATTCATTGTTGGATGCAAGACTTACTACTCAAAGTTCTATGTCATCAGACTTTCAAAATACCTCCTTGACCAAAAAAATCATGTCGAAATCAGTCGTGTCTGAAGGTGATCCTGATTCTCAAGCTGAAGTGCCGGTTCAGAGTTTAGAAACTCAGCAGCTGAAGATGGAAAATATCTGGACCCCTTACCCTCATGCTCCCCGTGATTTGAGCCTGCCCCTTGATCGAACATCATCAGCCTCAAATGCTTCTGTTAGCACTGACCTGGGGTTGGGAACCGTTTATATATCAACTGTAAGAGATCTGTGGAAACCCAGTTTTCAGGAGAATCAGGATCGCCTTCATTACTTTTCAGGATcggtttcttcttcttctgttccTCAGTTAGACAAGGAGTTGGATGCGAAAGACTTTAAGAACCTTTATAAAACTCTTTCTGAACATGTATATTGGCAAGAGGAAGCCATTTATGCCATTAGTCATACTGTCTCTCGTTGCAGAAGTGGTAATGGAAGGAGTCATGGCTCTAGCAAAGGAAATATCTGGCTCAGCTTTCTTGGACCTGACAAAGTGGGGAAACAAAAAATTGCGAAAGCTCTAGCTGAGAGTGTCTTTGGTAGCTACGATAGCTTGCTCTCTGTGGATCTGAGCTCTAATGATGGGATTAGCTGCTCAAATTCTCTGCttatccatcaaaatataaaaaatggtCATGTGAATCTTAGGGGAAAGACAGTCATCGACTATATCGCAGAGGAGTTAAGCAAGAAGCGCTATTCTATTGTGCTTCTTGAAAACATAGAAAAGGCTGATTTCCTTGTTCATAGTACCTTATCTCACTCTATCAAAACTGGTAAGTTTTTGAACTTGCATGGGAAGGAAATCAGCATCAATAATATGATTTTTGTGATTACCTCGAAATCTGCAAAAGTTACTAAAGATTTCTTTTCCAGTAAAGAATCTCTTGAGTTTTCAGAAGAAAAGATATTAGCAGCCAAAAACTTGCAGATGCAGATAGCAATTGGATCTGGCAATCGAAATAGGATTGAGGTGAAGAATACAAATTTGTGGATTACTTCAGGGGACAGAACATCAGAATCTTTCTCTGCATATAAAAGAAAGCAGACAGACAACAGTGACTCTAACAAGTTGTTTCAAAATCCAAAACGTGTGTGCACTGTCCCGAAATCTTCTCTTGATTTGAATTTGCCTGTGGAAGAGATGGAGGAGGAGAATGAATGTGATGAGTGTGACAGTGACTCTGGCTCTGAAGGGTCAAAAGCATGGTTGGAAGAAATCTTGGAGCAAATGGACGATAATGTAGCCTTCAAGCCATTTGATTTTGGAGCTTTAGCTGAGAAAATATTAAAGGAAATCAACATAAACCTCAAGAAGATTGTTGGAGTAGATATCAAGCTGGAGATTGACTCAGAAGTAATGGTACAGATACTAGCCGCTGCTTGGTTATCAGACAGAAAGGAAGCTGTTGAGGATTGGGTTGAGAAGGTCCTCTGCAGGAGCTTTATGGATGTCCGAAGCAGGTTCCAACATATTGCTGATAGCGTCATAAGATTAGTCCACTGTCAAGGCGTTGCTGTAGAAGACCAGGCTCCTGGAATTTACTTTCCAGCTAAAATTACAGTAGACTGA